The proteins below are encoded in one region of Lasioglossum baleicum unplaced genomic scaffold, iyLasBale1 scaffold0023, whole genome shotgun sequence:
- the LOC143219324 gene encoding uncharacterized protein LOC143219324: MEGEKVTTATTMGDLKTLLRQQIDAFRVVERALENFKKIGKTNLTAATIRNRMLKLSESFAECKLINKELAAVATDADRSKLDYFINDRYLELNEIYVRTSDFMADALSKWELTSQEPPVAATAITPATPASHLDDAGNRLPTMNLPSFSGAISEWETFRDRFQAIIIQRRGLSNVSKFQYLLSCVNGEASDLITNIAITDAGFTVAWGLLVEQYENKRLLVATHLQTLHDLPQVCSEDAALLRRLRDKANIAIKALTKLERPVDAWDDWFVFFVTNKLDSESRKAWELHLGNDTQCPKFSDLDTFLQARVRALGIIAPSTSETISRTPESATAKSSRVRATCLHNTAISKSVCDLCKENHTLGKCSAFKSKSATQRFDFVKGTNRCINCLSPHHSFKNCSSSYNCHICNKRHHTLLHFENSTAPSHRHASATDTAPVTVPVDNHVTALIASCSVPRITASQQVLLATAWIELQSPSGRSEKVRALLDQGSVVSIISENLTQRLRLPRSRVAVSITGIGNNAIACHSTTTCTVASCHTDAVYSITAYVLRSLSNYLPSRVITAHPLSHIRDLTLADENPFSNDPIELIIGADHYGLLLLDGLRKGTDNEPTAQNTTLGWILSGPVPLATGPATFGNFHCNVSENLDTELRRFWEVEELPSVTRLSPAELKCEEHFQRTHARTSTGQYIVRLPFIEGPPIHIGPSLPAVMNMFKRQENRLQRTTEHFAEYSKFLSEYETLGHMVEIKDQPAPSNQTVYIPHHAVIREHSATTRLRVVFNASAKTGNGTSLNDHLLIGPKLQTDLAAVILRWRRYRYVFIADIAKMYRQILIDPRDVDYQRILWRNSPSVPFQHFRLLTVTYGTAPAPYLALRVLQQLARDEGSKYPLALSVLRDQIYVDDCVFGADDPNRARQTRDQVTALLKAGGFTLRKWASNDSALIEDIDPTDHGLAVSKPLSPDDNLKVLGIIWNPETDSFRFEVQITHDLPTTKREVLSTIARFYDPLGWAAPVVIVAKIMMQRLWLKNCVRVTRAERAFLHCGVDYAGPIPVRTTSGRGHKSTKAYIALFVCMTTRAVHIELVGSYTTAAFMACYDRFSSRRGLPVAMYSDNGTTFQGADREVTAAFRAATRDPTVRNMLASDQVAWHFIPPSAPHFGGLWEAGIRSLKYHLKRVIGATTLTFEELTTVLSQIEACMNSRPIAPSSDNLDDYTALTPGHFLIGTAITTVPSASLLDVHDSRLTRWQLLRKLYESVWKAWSTDYLHSLQQRPKWHTANRLATRTTTCSFETTRGKTHAPIAVTLYSSCSTHADSKLPESVFMFSSSSFVDHCISLSGYFQLSSYKCVHKHSLIFELPANCSSTQVVTQFGVATALLDFMTKIVCQPLIFITFG; encoded by the exons ATGGAaggtgaaaaagtaacaacagcTACGACCATGGGCGACCTCAAGACGTTGCTTCGACAACAAATCGACGCCTTTCGTGTTGTTGAACGTGCTCTTGAGAATTTCAAGAAGATTGGCAAAACTAATCTAACGGCCGCGACGATTCGAAATAGAATGCTAAAATTGAGCGAGTCCTTTGCTGAATGCAAACTCATCAATAAAGAACTCGCTGCTGTGGCCACGGATGCTGATCGGTCCAAGCTTGACTACTTCATCAACGATCGCTACTTGGAGTTGAACGAGATATACGTGAGGACATCCGACTTCATGGCGGACGCGCTCTCTAAATGGGAGCTGACCAGTCAAGAGCCTCCCGTAGCTGCAACTGCAATTACGCCTGCAACGCCTGCGTCACATCTCGACGATGCCGGAAATCGCCTTCCTACGATGAATCTTCCGTCATTTTCCGGAGCCATAAGTGAGTGGGAGACTTTCCGAGATCGCTTCCAAGCGATAATCATCCAACGTCGAGGTCTGTCAAACGTATCTAAATTCCAATATCTATTGTCGTGCGTAAACGGGGAAGCGAGTGATCTCATCACGAATATTGCTATTACCGACGCCGGATTCACCGTCGCGTGGGGTCTTCTTGTCGAGCAATACGAAAATAAACGGTTACTAGTAGCAACACATTTGCAAACGTTACATGACCTTCCACAAGTTTGTTCGGAAGATGCAGCGCTACTGCGACGTCTACGTGATAAAGCCAATATAGCAATTAAAGCGTTAACAAAACTCGAACGTCCGGTCGACGCATGGGATGATTGGTTTGTTTTCTTTGTTACAAACAAGTTAGATTCCGAGTCGCGTAAAGCCTGGGAGTTGCATCTGGGTAACGATACGCAGTGCCCGAAGTTTTCTGACCTCGATACGTTCTTACAAGCACGAGTGCGCGCGTTAGGGATCATCGCGCCATCCACGTCGGAAACTATATCACGAACACCGGAATCTGCGACAGCGAAATCGAGTCGCGTTCGTGCCACGTGTTTACACAACACCGCGATCTCCAAAAGCGTGTGTGACCTCTGTAAAGAGAATCATACACTcggaaaatgttctgcattcaaAAGTAAATCCGCCACGCAACGATTCGATTTCGTAAAGGGAACTAACCGATGCATAAATTGCTTGAGTCCACATCactcatttaaaaattgttccagTTCATATAACTGTCACATTTGCAACAAGCGACATCATACCTTGTTACACTTCGAAAATTCGACCGCGCCATCGCACAGGCACGCGTCAGCGACCGATACCGCGCCGGTAACAGTACCCGTCGATAACCATGTTACCGCTCTTATCGCGTCTTGTTCCGTTCCTCGAATCACCGCGTCACAACAAGTACTGCTCGCGACGGCATGGATCGAATTGCAATCACCATCGGGCCGTTCCGAAAAGGTCCGAGCTTTGCTCGATCAGGGTTCGGTCGTGTCAATAATTTCGGAAAATTTAACTCAACGGTTGCGACTTCCGCGGTCTCGCGTCGCGGTGAGTATCACCGGAATCGGTAATAATGCGATTGCGTGTCACTCGACAACAACGTGTACCGTCGCATCATGCCACACCGATGCGGTATACTCTATCACCGCTTACGTTCTGAGATCTTTGTCGAACTACCTACCTAGTCGTGTGATTACCGCTCACCCGCTCTCGCATATTCGAGATCTGACATTGGCGGACGAAAACCCCTTCAGTAATGATCCAATAGAGTTAATTATCGGTGCTGATCACTACGGATTACTCCTATTGGATGGGTTACGCAAAGGGACAGATAACGAGCCTACAGCGCAAAATACGACGTTAGGCTGGATTCTTTCCGGCCCCGTTCCATTAGCAACTGGCCCGGCTACATTCGGGAACTTCCATTGTAACGTATCGGAGAACTTAGATACCGAGCTTCGTCGATTTTGGGAAGTAGAGGAATTACCGTCTGTTACGCGTCTCTCTCCCGCCGAATTAAAATGTGAAGAGCATTTCCAACGCACGCATGCGCGAACTTCGACGGGACAATACATCGTTCGGTTACCATTTATCGAGGGGCCTCCAATTCATATTGGACCATCACTTCCCGCGGTCATGAATATGTTCAAAAGACAGGAGAATCGTCTGCAACGAACTACAGAACATTTCGCGGAATATTCGAAATTCTTATCCGAATACGAGACGCTCGGACACATGGTCGAGATTAAAGACCAACCAGCCCCGTCAAATCAAACAGTATACATACCACATCACGCGGTTATTCGAGAGCACAGCGCTACGACCCGACTTCGAGTCGTATTTAATGCGTCCGCGAAAACAGGAAATGGGACCTCGTTAAACGATCACTTACTGATCGGACCCAAACTACAAACGGATCTAGCCGCTGTCATTCTACGATGGCGCCGTTACCGATATGTTTTTATCGCTGACATCGCAAAAATGTACAGGCAAATCCTCATCGATCCCAGAGATGTTGATTATCAACGGATTTTGTGGCGAAACTCTCCCTCAGTTCCGTTCCAACATTTCCGACTCCTGACCGTCACGTACGGTACGGCTCCCGCACCCTATCTCGCGTTACGTGTGCTACAACAACTTGCGCGGGACGAAGGGTCCAAATATCCTCTCGCGCTGTCAGTCCTCCGCGATCAGATTTACGTTGATGACTGCGTGTTTGGCGCGGATGATCCGAATCGAGCGCGACAAACTCGCGACCAAGTCACCGCCCTGCTCAAAGCAGGAGGGTTTACATTGCGGAAGTGGGCTAGTAATGACTCCGCGCTAATTGAAGACATTGATCCCACCGATCATGGTCTTGCTGTGAGCAAACCGCTATCACCCGATGATAACTTGAAAGTCCTCGGAATAATATGGAATCCCGAAACCGATTCTTTTCGCTTCGAAGTTCAGATTACTCATGATCTTCCGACAACTAAACGGGAAGTCCTATCGACTATCGCGCGATTTTATGATCCCCTGGGTTGGGCCGCTCCTGTAGTCATCGTAGCAAAAATAATGATGCAACGCCTATGGTTGAAGAATTGCG TACGCGTTACTCGCGCCGAACGAGCATTTTTACATTGCGGCGTGGATTATGCGGGCCCTATCCCGGTGCGAACCACCTCCGGACGCGGACACAAGTCCACAAAAGCATATATTGCATTATTCGTCTGCATGACAACACGCGCTGTACACATCGAACTAGTAGGGTCGTACACTACCGCTGCGTTCATGGCATGTTATGATCGGTTCAGCTCGCGCCGTGGGCTACCGGTCGCCATGTATAGCGATAACGGAACTACTTTTCAGGGCGCCGATAGGGAAGTGACTGCGGCATTCCGAGCTGCAACACGCGATCCGACGGTGCGAAACATGCTCGCGAGTGATCAAGTTGCTTGGCATTTCATTCCCCCTTCCGCTCCGCATTTCGGCGGTTTGTGGGAAGCCGGTATCCgaagtctaaaatatcatttgAAACGAGTGATCGGCGCGACCACTCTCACATTCGAAGAGCTGACCACGGTACTGTCTCAAATTGAGGCATGTATGAACTCCCGCCCGATCGCCCCGTCGTCAGATAATCTTGACGATTATACCGCTCTCACGCCCGGTCACTTCCTGATCGGCACCGCGATTACGACAGTACCGTCCGCTTCGCTCTTGGATGTGCATGACTCGCGACTGACTCGGTGGCAATTATTAAGGAAATTGTATGAGAGCGTCTGGAAGGCATGGTCGACTGATTACCTCCACTCATTGCAACAGCGCCCAAAATGGCACACCGCGAATCGTCTCGCTACG CGGACTACGACCTGTTCCTTCGAGACCACTCGTGGCAAAACACACGCGCCCATCGCCGTTACGCTGTATTCCAGTTGTTCAACGCACGCGGACTCTAAACTTCCGGAGTCAGTATTCA TGTTTAGTTCTTCCTCCTTCGTCGATCACTGTATATCCTTGTCAGGATACTTCCAGTTATCCTCTTACAAGTGTGTGCATAAAcatagtctaa TATTCGAACTCCCGGCTAACTGTAGTTCCACACAAGTCGTTACACAATTCGGCGTCGCGACAGCGCTACTCGACTTTATGACGAAAATTGTGTGTCAACCGCTCATCTTCATAACATTCGGATGA